In one window of Chryseobacterium phocaeense DNA:
- a CDS encoding septal ring lytic transglycosylase RlpA family protein: MMKRFILVIIMMISTLGVYSFTANTLDAKKTSYASYYHDKFNGRKTASGEIFSNSKFTAANRTLPFGTNIKVTNLNNGKQVIVRINDRGPFHASRALDISKAAFDEIGDISHGTIPVEYEIVD; this comes from the coding sequence ATGATGAAAAGATTCATTCTCGTAATCATAATGATGATTTCAACCTTGGGTGTTTACTCTTTTACAGCAAATACCTTAGATGCGAAGAAAACAAGTTATGCATCGTACTACCACGATAAATTTAATGGTAGAAAAACAGCAAGCGGAGAGATCTTTAGTAACTCAAAGTTCACCGCTGCAAACAGAACGCTTCCGTTTGGGACTAATATTAAAGTTACCAATCTGAACAATGGAAAGCAGGTGATAGTAAGAATCAATGATAGAGGACCTTTCCATGCATCAAGAGCATTAGATATTTCTAAAGCTGCGTTCGATGAAATCGGAGATATCAGTCATGGTACCATTCCGGTGGAATATGAAATTGTCGATTAA
- the porX gene encoding T9SS response regulator signal transducer PorX: MSEKILWIDDEIDLLKPHIVFLEKKGYQVTPVNNVNEALELMDSEKFALTLIDENMPGISGLEAIPMIKEKDNSLKIVMVTKSEEEHIMEEAIGSQIADYILKPVNPNQILLSLKKNLQQDNLVEQKTILQYQQEFRNLSMELSYLRTYQDWAEYYKKILSWEIKFDKVADNEFSDLLQSQKEEANIQFAKFIEKNYEDWLTDPDKPLMSHTLFKEKVKPEVEKEKVLLLMVDNLRYDQWKVIEPLFTKYYNKISEDYYYSILPTATQYARNSFFAGLMPSEIEKRFPDKWFNDNEEGNKNEFERDFLEDQMKRIGLGSKSMKYLKVLNADFERKIYDDFNQHKNNDLLVIVYNFIDILSHAKTDNHIVDQLIRDDKTFRSLTLNWFENSSLLKIIKSAAENGYKLVITTDHGTVYVKKPSKVVGDRETSTNIRYKTGKSLTYDDSDVWAITNPEKLFLPKGNLSSKYIFAKNNIFLAYPKNYNHFVNYYKETYQHGGISLEECIIPISILEPK, translated from the coding sequence ATGTCGGAAAAGATATTATGGATAGATGATGAAATAGATTTACTCAAACCCCATATCGTATTCTTAGAAAAAAAAGGTTATCAGGTAACTCCTGTTAACAACGTGAACGAAGCCCTCGAACTGATGGATTCGGAAAAATTCGCATTAACGCTTATTGATGAAAATATGCCGGGAATTTCCGGACTGGAAGCCATTCCCATGATCAAAGAGAAAGACAATTCATTAAAGATTGTGATGGTGACCAAAAGTGAGGAAGAGCATATCATGGAAGAAGCAATCGGTTCGCAGATCGCAGATTATATCCTTAAGCCTGTAAATCCAAACCAGATTTTATTGTCATTAAAGAAAAATCTTCAGCAGGACAACCTGGTGGAGCAAAAAACAATTCTTCAGTACCAGCAGGAATTCAGAAACCTGTCCATGGAACTTTCTTACCTGAGAACATACCAAGACTGGGCGGAATATTACAAGAAGATCCTCAGCTGGGAAATTAAATTCGATAAGGTAGCGGACAATGAATTCTCGGATCTTCTGCAGTCTCAGAAAGAAGAAGCGAATATTCAGTTTGCAAAATTCATTGAAAAAAATTACGAAGATTGGCTTACAGACCCGGATAAACCTTTGATGAGCCATACGCTTTTTAAGGAAAAAGTAAAACCGGAGGTAGAAAAAGAGAAAGTTCTGCTTCTGATGGTGGACAATCTGCGCTATGACCAGTGGAAAGTTATAGAGCCATTATTTACAAAATATTACAACAAAATTTCGGAGGATTATTATTACAGCATCCTTCCTACCGCTACCCAATATGCAAGAAATTCTTTTTTTGCAGGCCTGATGCCGTCTGAGATTGAGAAACGTTTTCCGGATAAATGGTTCAATGATAATGAGGAAGGAAATAAAAATGAGTTTGAGCGTGACTTCCTGGAAGACCAGATGAAAAGAATCGGTCTTGGATCCAAATCCATGAAGTACCTGAAAGTCCTGAACGCGGATTTTGAAAGGAAAATCTACGATGATTTCAACCAGCATAAGAATAATGACCTTCTGGTGATTGTTTATAACTTCATCGATATCCTTTCGCACGCTAAAACAGACAATCACATTGTAGACCAGCTGATCCGTGATGATAAAACGTTCAGGTCCCTTACCCTTAACTGGTTTGAGAACTCTTCACTGCTTAAGATTATTAAATCTGCGGCAGAAAACGGTTATAAACTTGTAATCACTACAGACCATGGAACGGTGTATGTCAAAAAACCGAGCAAGGTTGTTGGAGACCGTGAAACATCCACGAATATCCGTTACAAGACAGGAAAAAGTTTAACCTATGACGACAGCGACGTTTGGGCCATCACCAACCCGGAGAAGTTATTCCTTCCGAAAGGAAATCTAAGCTCGAAATATATTTTTGCAAAGAATAATATTTTCCTGGCCTATCCGAAGAATTACAATCATTTTGTAAATTATTATAAAGAAACCTACCAGCACGGTGGAATCTCATTGGAGGAATGTATTATTCCGATCAGTATTTTAGAACCCAAATAG
- a CDS encoding MraY family glycosyltransferase: MNNFIFLIIVVLLFLTELIYFRIADKYNIIDKPNHRSAHTQVTLRGGGIIFPVAFIIFCLFNLNEAIQNYWAFGLGLLAITSISFIDDVKTLSNKIRLSVHLISVGLLLYFTGAFNLMPVWAWPILFILIIGTLNAYNFMDGINGMTGAYSLITLGSLAYINKEIIRFTDENFIWYPIMACMVFLFFNFRKKAKCFAGDVGSMGIGFWVLGLITLLIMRTGEYKYILLLSVYGMEVVLTIVERILLKENIFEAHRRHLYQLLANEKKISHLVISSVYAVCQLLINIFLIHSQLPFWAVILIIFIPAGGMYLALKWKLKKEYNL; the protein is encoded by the coding sequence ATGAATAACTTTATTTTTTTGATTATAGTTGTATTATTGTTTTTGACAGAGCTGATCTATTTCAGAATTGCCGACAAGTACAACATTATCGATAAACCCAATCACAGAAGTGCCCATACACAGGTTACTCTGAGAGGCGGTGGAATTATTTTCCCGGTAGCATTTATTATATTTTGTTTGTTCAACCTGAATGAAGCCATACAGAATTACTGGGCTTTTGGTCTCGGTCTTTTAGCCATAACCAGTATCAGTTTTATAGATGATGTTAAAACATTATCCAATAAAATAAGGCTGTCCGTACATTTGATTTCCGTGGGACTGCTGTTGTATTTTACAGGAGCTTTTAACCTGATGCCTGTATGGGCATGGCCCATCTTATTCATTTTGATCATCGGGACTCTGAATGCCTATAACTTTATGGATGGCATCAATGGAATGACAGGGGCGTACAGCCTGATAACTCTTGGCTCATTGGCTTATATCAATAAAGAGATCATCCGGTTTACAGATGAGAATTTTATATGGTATCCAATAATGGCATGTATGGTTTTTCTATTCTTTAATTTCAGAAAAAAAGCAAAATGTTTTGCCGGTGATGTAGGAAGTATGGGAATCGGTTTTTGGGTCTTAGGGCTCATTACCCTGCTCATCATGAGGACAGGAGAGTACAAATACATCCTGCTGCTTTCAGTTTACGGAATGGAAGTAGTTCTTACCATCGTGGAAAGAATATTGTTGAAAGAAAATATCTTTGAAGCCCACAGAAGACATCTGTATCAGCTTCTGGCTAATGAGAAGAAGATTTCGCACCTGGTGATAAGCTCAGTCTATGCTGTTTGTCAACTATTGATTAATATATTTTTAATTCATTCACAACTCCCTTTTTGGGCCGTTATTTTAATTATATTTATTCCTGCAGGCGGAATGTATTTAGCATTAAAATGGAAACTGAAAAAGGAATACAATTTATAG
- a CDS encoding polysaccharide deacetylase family protein: MKKYAVLSMDVEDWYHLDYFKKEECDQSQSTLDGLDIYLDILDRYDIRTTFFIVGELVEVLKDKIKLIQQKGHEICLHSYAHQRPLQLSPEDFRKDTLKGINTFKEYTDIEVTGYRAPCFSLDRERLEVLRDLGFNFDSSKIKFDAHDLYGRMDLNGFEEFNSVVYKQGNFYEFEASTVEVFGKSLPVSGGGYLRIFPWALTKMLLKKYFKTNQHYFFYIHPFEFSKNYNIRIPENTDFKTKIRFNQGRKSVENKMHKLIKLLKDNNYEFVTFNQIMKNEG; encoded by the coding sequence ATGAAAAAATATGCAGTTCTTAGTATGGATGTGGAAGACTGGTACCATCTGGACTATTTTAAAAAGGAAGAGTGTGATCAGAGTCAGTCCACGTTAGATGGATTAGATATTTATCTGGATATTTTAGACCGGTATGATATCAGGACCACCTTTTTTATTGTAGGAGAGCTGGTAGAAGTTTTAAAGGATAAAATTAAACTTATTCAGCAAAAAGGACACGAAATCTGTCTTCACTCTTATGCTCATCAGAGACCGCTTCAGCTGAGTCCCGAAGATTTTAGAAAAGATACCCTTAAGGGGATAAATACATTTAAAGAATATACAGATATTGAAGTAACAGGTTACAGGGCCCCTTGTTTCAGCTTAGACAGAGAACGGCTGGAAGTTTTAAGAGATCTCGGATTTAATTTCGATTCCAGTAAAATAAAGTTCGATGCTCATGACCTGTATGGAAGAATGGACCTTAACGGTTTTGAGGAATTCAACTCTGTTGTGTATAAACAGGGAAATTTCTACGAATTTGAAGCTTCCACGGTAGAAGTATTCGGAAAAAGCCTGCCGGTATCGGGAGGTGGATATTTAAGGATTTTCCCGTGGGCACTAACGAAAATGCTCCTTAAAAAGTATTTTAAAACCAATCAACATTACTTTTTCTATATTCACCCGTTTGAATTTTCAAAAAATTACAATATCCGGATCCCGGAGAATACAGATTTTAAAACAAAAATCAGATTTAATCAGGGAAGAAAAAGTGTGGAAAATAAAATGCATAAACTGATTAAATTGTTAAAAGACAACAATTACGAGTTTGTTACATTCAACCAAATTATGAAAAATGAAGGCTAA
- the rfbC gene encoding dTDP-4-dehydrorhamnose 3,5-epimerase, whose protein sequence is MKIKETPLKDCYIIEPTIFEDDRGYFFEKFNEKKFEELTGMNGHFVQDNISKSSLGVVRGIHLQKGEHAQAKLVSCLEGKVWDVAVDLREDSPTFGQWFGIELTAENKIQMYVPRGFGHGFSVLSETAVFAYKCDNFYNKEYEGSVKFNDPEINIDWKIDEKDMILSEKDQNAPGLKDGNF, encoded by the coding sequence ATGAAAATAAAAGAAACTCCACTTAAGGATTGTTACATTATAGAACCTACGATATTCGAAGATGACAGAGGATATTTCTTCGAAAAGTTCAATGAAAAAAAGTTTGAAGAGCTTACGGGGATGAACGGGCATTTTGTTCAGGATAATATTTCTAAGTCTTCGCTTGGCGTGGTTAGGGGAATTCACCTGCAGAAAGGAGAGCATGCCCAGGCTAAATTGGTGTCCTGTCTCGAAGGAAAAGTATGGGATGTGGCTGTGGACCTCCGGGAAGATTCTCCCACCTTTGGGCAATGGTTCGGGATAGAACTCACTGCCGAAAATAAAATACAGATGTATGTTCCCCGTGGATTTGGACATGGATTCTCAGTATTGAGCGAAACCGCAGTTTTTGCGTATAAATGTGATAACTTTTACAATAAGGAATACGAAGGAAGTGTTAAATTCAACGATCCTGAAATTAACATAGACTGGAAGATTGACGAAAAAGACATGATCCTTTCTGAAAAAGATCAGAATGCTCCAGGCCTCAAAGACGGAAATTTCTAA
- a CDS encoding NAD-dependent epimerase/dehydratase family protein, which translates to MKAKLLLTGASGFIGSQIYNALKNDFEVTAIASSPKHQEYTALNLLNEEACRVFFKDKKFDLIIHAAAIAHGKNSFNSMSVADANILMTDNVFNFLDIKDSSVIYLSSVSVYSFKNNKEIISVHDQPIPVTEYGISKLACEKRIKNKAPKSLHILRLAPVFSRNNLIDLGKRVFLPIFKVPFVTTQERVYSLCSINQVVSVVAETLKLDGDSLVIVKDNKDYTQNDLLSFFDLEKPKIVVNRNFIKPLLWILSLIPVSKAHIIRDMFNKLFYSVRYSN; encoded by the coding sequence ATGAAGGCTAAACTTCTTTTAACGGGAGCGAGCGGATTTATCGGTTCTCAGATTTACAATGCGCTCAAAAATGATTTTGAAGTCACAGCTATTGCATCATCACCGAAGCATCAGGAATATACGGCTCTTAATCTTCTAAATGAAGAGGCTTGCAGAGTTTTTTTTAAAGACAAAAAGTTTGATCTGATTATCCATGCCGCAGCTATAGCCCACGGTAAAAATAGCTTTAACAGTATGTCCGTAGCAGATGCCAATATTTTGATGACTGACAATGTTTTTAATTTTCTGGATATTAAAGATTCATCTGTAATTTATCTCAGCTCCGTTTCTGTATACAGTTTTAAAAATAACAAGGAGATAATCTCAGTGCATGACCAGCCGATTCCTGTCACAGAATATGGAATCAGCAAACTTGCCTGTGAAAAAAGAATTAAAAACAAAGCCCCGAAATCACTTCATATTCTGCGTCTGGCGCCAGTTTTTTCCCGGAATAACTTAATTGATTTGGGAAAGAGGGTCTTTTTACCGATATTTAAAGTTCCCTTTGTTACCACTCAGGAAAGAGTCTACTCACTATGCAGTATAAATCAGGTGGTGAGCGTGGTAGCAGAAACATTGAAACTGGATGGAGATTCTTTGGTAATTGTGAAAGACAATAAAGATTATACACAAAATGATCTGCTGTCATTTTTTGATTTGGAAAAACCAAAAATTGTAGTTAACAGGAATTTTATCAAACCATTATTATGGATATTGAGTCTGATCCCTGTCTCGAAAGCCCATATCATCAGAGATATGTTTAACAAACTGTTTTACTCTGTAAGATATAGTAATTAA
- a CDS encoding HD domain-containing protein → MQNKLKIINDPVHGFIRIPHEILFDVIQHPYFQRLRRIGQTGLLNLIFPGATHTRFHHALGAMHLMFTALETLRQKGIKISEEEEKGAMLAILLHDIGHGPFSHALENMLMDDWHHEKLSLLLMHKLNEEFEGQLSVAIEMFQGKYHRKFFNQLISSQLDVDRLDYLNRDSFFTGVSEGNINTQRIISMMNVCSEGELVIDAKGVYSIENFLTARMFMYWQVYYHKTSALAEFLLVKILQRAKYLVSEGMDLPAGENLRYFLNRGKSSATDEDIFRFTQLDDNDIIHAMKSWQDSDDFILSYWCRCVIQRNLPKTIISTRPFEQEFIEEKIKKTNEFFGIDNGIELVHEIKRKLLPYDTEKQPIYLLTKSGEKIRLEESQDQLLSGLVVHKTTRYILTFPREISQIIS, encoded by the coding sequence ATGCAGAACAAGCTAAAGATCATCAACGATCCCGTTCATGGTTTCATCAGAATTCCACACGAAATTTTATTTGACGTTATCCAGCATCCATACTTTCAGAGATTAAGGAGAATCGGGCAGACAGGACTTCTGAATCTGATTTTTCCGGGTGCCACGCATACAAGATTTCATCATGCGCTGGGAGCCATGCACCTGATGTTTACCGCATTGGAAACCCTTCGCCAGAAAGGAATCAAGATCTCGGAAGAAGAAGAAAAAGGAGCGATGCTGGCGATCCTGCTGCACGACATCGGGCACGGACCGTTTTCCCATGCGCTGGAAAATATGCTGATGGACGACTGGCATCATGAAAAGCTTTCATTACTGCTGATGCACAAATTAAATGAAGAATTTGAAGGGCAGCTTTCCGTAGCTATTGAAATGTTTCAGGGGAAATACCACAGGAAATTTTTCAACCAGCTGATTTCCTCCCAGCTTGATGTAGACAGACTTGATTATTTAAACCGGGACAGTTTTTTCACCGGTGTTTCGGAAGGAAATATTAATACGCAGAGAATTATTTCCATGATGAATGTCTGCAGTGAAGGAGAGCTGGTGATTGATGCAAAAGGGGTGTATTCCATTGAAAATTTCCTTACAGCAAGGATGTTTATGTACTGGCAGGTCTATTATCATAAGACTTCGGCGCTTGCAGAATTTCTTTTGGTTAAAATATTGCAGAGAGCGAAGTACCTCGTGTCGGAAGGAATGGATCTTCCCGCAGGTGAAAACCTCCGGTATTTCCTGAACCGTGGGAAAAGTTCAGCCACTGATGAAGATATTTTCCGTTTTACCCAGCTTGATGATAATGATATAATTCATGCCATGAAATCCTGGCAGGATTCGGATGACTTTATTCTTTCTTACTGGTGCCGGTGCGTTATTCAGAGAAACCTTCCGAAAACGATTATTTCAACCCGTCCTTTCGAGCAGGAATTCATTGAGGAAAAAATAAAAAAGACCAATGAATTTTTTGGAATTGATAATGGAATAGAGCTTGTACATGAAATTAAAAGAAAACTACTGCCTTATGACACCGAAAAACAGCCTATTTACCTGCTTACGAAAAGCGGTGAAAAAATAAGGCTTGAAGAGTCGCAGGACCAGCTGTTGTCCGGGCTTGTGGTACATAAGACAACAAGGTATATTCTTACGTTTCCAAGAGAAATATCTCAGATAATTTCTTAA
- the rimO gene encoding 30S ribosomal protein S12 methylthiotransferase RimO: protein MRTKSVGKKKINVVTLGCSKNVYDSEVLMSQLKANGKEVVHEDRGDIVVINTCGFIDNAKEESINTILDYVEAKNRGEVEKVFVTGCLSERYKPDLIKEIPDVDQYFGTRDLPVLLKHLGADYKHELVGERLTTTPKHYAYLKISEGCDRPCSFCAIPLMRGGHVSSPIEKLVLEARKLAKKGTKEIILIAQDLTYYGLDLYKKRALGELLKELVKVDGIEWIRLHYAFPSGFPEDVLDIIREEPKVCNYIDIPLQHINSDLLKSMKRGTTHEKTNALLAKFREKVPDMAVRTTLIVGYPGETEERFQELKNWVREQKFDRLGCFTYSHEENTGAYVLEDDIPQEVKEARVEEIMELQSQISWEKNQEKIGKVFRCIFDRKEGNYFIGRTEYDSPDVDNTVLVSAEETYISIGEFAEVKITSAEEFDLYGELI from the coding sequence ATGCGCACAAAATCTGTAGGGAAGAAGAAAATTAATGTAGTTACGCTTGGATGCTCCAAGAATGTATATGATTCCGAAGTATTAATGAGCCAGCTGAAAGCCAATGGAAAAGAAGTGGTTCATGAAGACCGCGGAGATATTGTAGTGATCAATACCTGCGGATTTATTGATAATGCAAAAGAAGAATCCATTAATACCATTCTGGATTATGTGGAGGCCAAAAACAGAGGCGAGGTTGAGAAAGTTTTTGTTACAGGATGTCTTTCCGAAAGATATAAGCCGGATCTTATCAAAGAAATTCCGGATGTAGACCAGTATTTCGGGACAAGAGATCTGCCGGTTCTTTTGAAACATCTGGGAGCAGATTACAAACATGAGCTGGTAGGAGAGCGATTGACAACAACGCCTAAGCATTATGCGTATCTTAAAATTTCAGAAGGCTGCGACAGGCCTTGTTCTTTCTGCGCGATCCCTTTAATGAGAGGCGGGCACGTATCTAGCCCTATAGAAAAGCTGGTTCTGGAAGCCCGGAAACTGGCAAAAAAAGGAACCAAAGAGATTATTCTCATCGCACAGGACCTTACCTATTACGGACTTGACCTGTATAAAAAACGTGCGCTGGGAGAATTGTTAAAAGAACTGGTGAAAGTTGACGGTATTGAATGGATCCGTCTTCATTACGCCTTCCCAAGCGGCTTTCCGGAAGATGTTCTTGACATTATCCGTGAAGAACCGAAAGTCTGTAATTATATAGATATTCCTCTACAGCATATCAATTCTGATTTGTTAAAATCTATGAAACGGGGAACTACCCATGAAAAAACAAATGCTTTACTGGCAAAATTCAGGGAGAAAGTGCCGGATATGGCGGTAAGAACTACTCTGATTGTAGGGTATCCTGGAGAGACGGAAGAAAGATTTCAGGAACTGAAAAACTGGGTAAGAGAGCAGAAGTTTGACAGATTGGGATGTTTCACCTATTCTCATGAGGAAAATACAGGAGCTTATGTGCTGGAAGACGATATCCCGCAGGAAGTGAAAGAAGCAAGGGTAGAAGAGATCATGGAATTGCAGTCACAGATTTCATGGGAGAAAAACCAGGAAAAGATCGGGAAGGTTTTCCGATGTATATTTGACAGGAAGGAAGGTAATTATTTCATAGGAAGAACAGAATATGATTCACCTGATGTAGATAATACCGTTTTGGTGTCAGCGGAAGAAACCTATATTTCAATCGGTGAGTTTGCAGAAGTAAAAATAACATCCGCTGAAGAATTTGACCTATACGGTGAACTAATCTGA
- a CDS encoding exodeoxyribonuclease III gives MRLITYNVNGIRAAFTKDFLGWLKTADPDIICIQESKAGNDQIDIESLEKAGYHSYWHSAVRKGYSGVGIASKIKPNHVEHGCGIESYDNEGRIIRADFDGYSVISVYVPSATNIDRLEFKMQFCHDFLAYIRELRKTIPNLIISGDFNICHQAIDIHDPVRLKNVSGFLPMEREWMTSFIEECELIDSFRFFNNEPDHYTWWSYRQNSRANNKGWRLDYNFATYPLKDKLSRAVILKEAVHSDHCPALVELDV, from the coding sequence ATGAGGTTAATTACTTATAATGTCAACGGAATCAGAGCTGCTTTTACCAAAGATTTTCTGGGCTGGCTGAAGACGGCAGATCCGGATATCATCTGCATCCAGGAAAGCAAAGCCGGAAATGACCAGATCGATATTGAAAGCCTTGAAAAAGCCGGTTATCACAGCTACTGGCATTCTGCGGTACGAAAAGGCTACAGCGGGGTCGGAATTGCCTCAAAAATCAAACCGAATCATGTAGAGCACGGCTGCGGTATTGAAAGCTATGATAATGAAGGCAGGATCATCCGGGCGGATTTTGATGGTTACTCCGTTATTTCTGTCTATGTTCCTTCCGCCACCAATATTGACAGGCTTGAATTTAAGATGCAGTTCTGCCATGATTTCCTGGCTTACATCAGGGAACTGAGAAAGACGATTCCCAATCTTATTATTTCCGGTGATTTTAATATCTGCCATCAGGCTATTGATATTCATGATCCGGTACGTTTAAAGAATGTATCCGGCTTTTTACCGATGGAAAGAGAATGGATGACCAGCTTTATCGAGGAGTGCGAATTAATAGACAGTTTCCGCTTTTTCAATAATGAACCGGACCATTATACCTGGTGGAGCTACAGGCAGAATTCCAGAGCCAACAATAAAGGCTGGAGACTGGATTATAATTTTGCCACCTATCCGTTAAAAGACAAGCTCTCCAGAGCGGTTATTTTAAAGGAAGCCGTACATTCCGACCACTGTCCTGCTTTAGTAGAACTGGATGTATAA
- a CDS encoding S41 family peptidase, with the protein MRKTSLFILFFFSLYFSAQALTETQKLESLCRVWGFLKYYHPEVAKGDLDWDQQLFRKMDELNNIHDKEQLNKFYFEWISSLGKVDVCKKCSKENKEKVYFLRNFDLGWINNKNIFSEKVSDQLLFIQNNRNIGSNHYFGIGGRKVYFKNEKSYGSKFTTNQTALLEFFRYWNFVEYFFPYKYLTDQNWNDVLTEMIPKFLRINNDENYHLTLAELVTKVDDSHAFLYSPMINSYQYGRRKIPVAYTYVEGKLVVTAINTTRFDEEIPLKVGDIIYDINGKTIPQMVNSFGKYVPASNSWGKVNKVKSLFLFSNQDSLALKVERNGENIPLTVKTYLLKDIILEKPAVQQKWHFLDAGKNTGYVNMGIIERSDLDDMYRDLRSAASIIFDLRNYPKQTIIPLSRMILPEKSIYYQFNFPETDYLSKFYSSKNSIGRKNPDYYKGNVIVLVDGSTQSQAETTTMMFKQHPKAKVIGSHTSGANGDVIRFKIADLDTCFTGLGAYYPDGRETQRIGIVPDIIIKPTVKGVQQGKDEVLERALEYIKTGF; encoded by the coding sequence ATGAGGAAAACTTCTCTTTTCATCTTATTTTTTTTCAGCTTATATTTTTCCGCTCAGGCATTAACCGAAACTCAAAAACTGGAATCACTATGCAGGGTTTGGGGGTTTTTAAAATACTATCATCCTGAGGTTGCAAAAGGAGATCTTGACTGGGACCAGCAGCTTTTCAGGAAAATGGATGAACTTAATAATATTCATGATAAAGAACAACTGAATAAATTTTATTTTGAATGGATCAGCAGTCTCGGGAAGGTTGATGTCTGTAAAAAATGTTCAAAGGAAAATAAAGAGAAAGTATATTTTTTGAGAAACTTTGATTTAGGATGGATTAATAACAAGAATATTTTCAGCGAAAAAGTCAGTGATCAGCTTCTTTTTATCCAAAACAACAGAAATATTGGCAGCAACCATTATTTCGGAATTGGTGGAAGAAAAGTTTATTTTAAAAACGAAAAATCGTACGGTTCAAAGTTTACAACCAACCAAACCGCTCTATTGGAATTTTTCAGATATTGGAATTTTGTAGAATATTTTTTTCCGTACAAATACCTCACAGATCAGAACTGGAATGATGTTTTAACAGAAATGATTCCTAAATTTCTCAGGATTAACAATGATGAAAACTATCATCTGACACTTGCGGAACTGGTCACAAAGGTTGATGATTCTCACGCCTTCCTGTACTCGCCAATGATCAATTCGTATCAATACGGGAGAAGAAAGATTCCTGTAGCCTATACTTATGTTGAAGGAAAACTTGTGGTGACGGCAATCAATACCACCAGATTTGATGAAGAAATCCCTTTAAAAGTGGGAGATATTATTTATGATATTAATGGAAAGACTATTCCTCAAATGGTCAATAGTTTTGGAAAATATGTCCCGGCCTCCAATTCCTGGGGGAAGGTCAATAAAGTAAAAAGCCTGTTTCTTTTCAGCAATCAGGATTCTCTTGCTCTTAAAGTGGAGCGCAACGGGGAGAATATTCCTCTGACGGTTAAAACCTACCTGCTGAAAGATATTATTTTGGAAAAACCTGCAGTACAGCAAAAGTGGCATTTTCTGGATGCCGGTAAGAACACAGGCTATGTGAATATGGGAATTATTGAAAGAAGCGATCTGGATGACATGTACAGGGATTTAAGATCTGCTGCATCCATTATTTTCGATCTCAGAAATTACCCGAAACAGACCATTATTCCTTTAAGCAGAATGATTCTTCCTGAGAAATCAATTTATTATCAATTTAATTTTCCGGAGACGGATTATTTGAGTAAATTCTATAGCTCAAAAAACAGTATCGGAAGGAAAAATCCTGATTATTATAAAGGTAATGTAATTGTCCTTGTAGACGGCAGTACGCAAAGTCAGGCGGAGACCACCACAATGATGTTCAAACAGCATCCGAAAGCCAAAGTGATCGGGAGCCATACTTCAGGAGCCAATGGTGACGTTATAAGATTTAAAATCGCCGATCTGGATACCTGTTTTACGGGATTGGGCGCGTATTATCCGGACGGAAGAGAAACCCAGAGAATCGGGATTGTTCCCGATATTATTATAAAGCCCACTGTAAAAGGGGTACAGCAAGGAAAAGACGAGGTTCTGGAAAGAGCTTTGGAGTATATAAAGACCGGTTTTTAA